Within Burkholderiales bacterium, the genomic segment TTCCGCTAGTGTAAGCCTGGTTTCTTCGTAGAGAGCCCGTTCGTTGGCGAGCGTCAAATCGGTGATATTACCCGCGTCATGCAGCCGCTTCGCCGCGTCATAGGCCGCACCGGTGGATTCCACAACCTGGCGTTGGAACTCGACGGTTTGCACTTGCGCCTGGGCGCGATAGAACACTGCGCGAGTTTGGCCCGCCATATCCAACACTGCGCCTGCAACTTTGATCTTCGCCGCTTCAAATTCGGCCTCCGCCACGCTCCGGCGCAGTGGATGATACAAGATACTCAAGAAATCCTGGACGACGCCAAACACCAGATCCGCAGGCGTCGGCCCGAACAGTATCCCCGCGTTGAACACGGGGTTTCTCAGCAGCCCCGCTTGCACCAGATTGGCCTGGGCGAGCCCCAAGTCCTCGTAAGTTATCTGCAAGCGCCGGTTATTGAGCAACGCAATCTGCACTGCCCTGTCCTGGGTGAGTTCATCCTTGAGCATCTCTTGCACAGCCTGAATAACAATTTCGTCTTCAGCTCTCTCTTGACGCCATTCGACGCGCTTGCCGGTGCGTTCGGCAACTATCTTGCGCACGTCGTCAAAACCCGCATCTTTCGGGACTGAAGCACAACCCGACACGAACGCGATGAGGAGGCCTGCGGCGCAAACGGTTTTTAATGTTCCAGTCATGACTGCGCTCCTTGCTGACGTCTGGTTAGTGATGATGGCTGTTGTCATGATCGCCGTATCCGGTGTCGGTTTGCTTCTTGGGGCCACTCAAAGTCTGGATGTAGTTCACCAAATCCCAGATCTGGTTTTCATCGAGAACTTGTTTCCAGGCCGGCATCGGCCCACGCCCGTTGGCGATCTTCCAGGCGAAGTCGCCATCGCTGTGTTGTCCCGCCATCTCGGTCAGGTCAGCCGGTTTGGGATTGAGTGCAGCGCCCGCGGGACCGTCGCCGCGACCGCCCGGCCCGTGACAAACCACACAGTTGGTTGCAAACAGTTTCTTGCCACGGCTAATAGAGGCAGTGTCTGCAGGAACAGAATTACGTTTGGCAGCCGCCTCTTGTGGAGCCATCCAGTGCGCGCCATGATCCATGCCTTGCATTGAATCGTGATCCATTCCCTTCATTGAGCCATGGTCGATTCCTTGCATTGAACCGTGGCCCATGCCCTTCATTGATTCATGGTTCATGCCTTGCATCGAGTCTGCGGGCGCGATGACCGGATCGCTCGTTTGCAGCGTTTGCGCCAAGGGCGTGATGGGCGCCTCGGGCGCACTGGGGTTGGCTGGATGGTTGAGGGCTACTGGCGGCACCGTCACGTCCGAGGCACATCCGCCAAGCAATAACAGCCCCGCAACCATAAGTAATGGGTTTGCGCTCATAGTCGTTTCTCTCCTGCAATGAAGCGAGGGATTATAGCTTTCATCTCACTAAAAACTTTCTCGTCAACGGGAATAACTGGATTGAGGGCCGCGTTGATGTATTCCCGAAAACCAACTCGGCACGAAACAACGGCGAGCCGGGAATACAGTTTGAGGAGAAAACGAAAAAGCTTACGCGCACCCCAAAGCAGTACCACCCAACCCGAACCGGGGAGGGGAGATCAGTGCGAAGGGGCGTTGGGCCAGACTGAGTTGGCGATTAAGGCGTGCTTGGGTTTACCGGGGGGATCGTTGCCAAAGAAATGCACTTTGGCAGCGACAAGGGGAACCGCATGAACAACGACAATATAGGGCAGCAACACATAAACCAGGTTATGCAGCGGGATTTGGATGTTGCTTACCTTGGAGAACGCCGATAAATTTTGCAGAACGGTGCAGCAATCATCCACATGCTGTGTGCTGCCGTCATGCTGGGGTTGGTCATGCCCGTGTGAAATGGTTGAATGTTCAGCTTGATAGACGGGTGTTTCGTTGAGTCTTACGTCGCTAAAAACGCAGACTGCTAGGGTAAACAGCCAGCTTGCCAAGACGATCCGTGCATGGGACCGCAAACTGAAACTACCGAGCCGCCGGCAAGCTGCGGATCGTTCTGACAGTTGATATTGGGCAGCTAAACTCATCGTTAATACACTCGTTTGGCAATCGCCAAGCTGAAATTCGCCGGCGTACAAAATCCGGCGCTTGAGATAATTTTCTGACCGCTTAATTTACCAATAATTCCCTACCTACGTCAAACCAGGTTAGGTGAATGCTGAGTTGAAAGTAAACTGTCATCCAATCCTTGCCATCCGCTCTGTCATGCCGCCCTTCGACGATGCTCACGACAGGCAAGTCGAAGTGCGAACGACTCAGGGCAGGTTGGTCGAAGGCACGCAAAGGCGGCTCTGTTAATAATCCGCAGGTCCCAGGTTCGAGCCTTGGTCGGGGAGCCATTCAACTACAAAAATGGGCACTGATTTTGTGCCCATTTTTGTTTCTGGGTTATTATGCCCCCGTAACCTCGCTCTTATAGGAATCCGTAGGCCCTCGTGTTACGCGAACGGGGGCGCGAGTCGGATAACAGAAAGCGGTCGTAAACATGGCACACGAACATAATCATGGCCACACCAACTACAACCGTGCCTTTGTTGTAGGCATTGCCCTCAACA encodes:
- a CDS encoding c-type cytochrome, with amino-acid sequence MSANPLLMVAGLLLLGGCASDVTVPPVALNHPANPSAPEAPITPLAQTLQTSDPVIAPADSMQGMNHESMKGMGHGSMQGIDHGSMKGMDHDSMQGMDHGAHWMAPQEAAAKRNSVPADTASISRGKKLFATNCVVCHGPGGRGDGPAGAALNPKPADLTEMAGQHSDGDFAWKIANGRGPMPAWKQVLDENQIWDLVNYIQTLSGPKKQTDTGYGDHDNSHHH